In the genome of Anomalospiza imberbis isolate Cuckoo-Finch-1a 21T00152 chromosome 11, ASM3175350v1, whole genome shotgun sequence, one region contains:
- the BRPF1 gene encoding peregrin isoform X3 — protein sequence MGVDFDVKTFCHNLRATKPPYECPVGTCRKIYKSYSGIEYHLYHYDHDNPPLPQHTPLRKHKKKGRQARAANKQSPSPSETSQSPGREVMTYAQAQRMVEVDLHGRVHRISIFDNLDVVSEDEDVPEEVPENGSNKENTETQSVPPKSGKHKNKEKRKDSNHHHHNASASTTPKLPEVVYRELEQDTPDAPPRPTSYYRYIEKSAEELDEEVEYDMDEEDYIWLDIMNERRKNEGVSPIPQEIFEYLMDRLEKESYFESHNKGDPNALVDEDAVCCICNDGECQNSNVILFCDMCNLAVHQECYGVPYIPEGQWLCRRCLQSPSRAVDCALCPNKGGAFKQTDDGRWAHVVCALWIPEVCFANTVFLEPIDSIEHIPPARWKLTCYICKQRGSGACIQCHKANCYTAFHVTCAQQAGLYMKMEPVRETGANGTSFSVRKTAYCDIHTPPGSVRRLPALSHSEGEEEDEEEEEEGKGWSSEKVKKAKAKSRIKMKKARKILAEKRAAAPVVSVPCIPPHRLSKITNRLTIQRKSQFMQRLHSYWTLKRQSRNGVPLLRRLQTHLQSQRNCDQRDTEDKNWALKEQLKSWQRLRHDLERARLLVELIRKREKLKRETIKVQQVALEMQLTPFLILLRKTLEQLQEKDTGNIFSEPVPLSEVPDYLDHIKKPMDFQTMKQKLEAYRYLNFDDFEEDFNLIINNCLKYNAKDTIFYRAAIRLREQGGAVLRQARRQAEKMGIDFETGMHFPHCVTVEEAQIQDIEDEDVRLLLSENQKHLPLEEQLKILLERLDEVNAGKQSIGRSRRAKMIKKEITVLRRKLAHPRDLGRDGLERHSSSARGVLQSHNPCEKDLQTDSAAEESSSQETGKGLGPNSSSTPAHEVGRRTSVLFSKKNPKTAGPPKRPGRPPKNRDSQIPPGHGSSPIGPPQLPIMGSSQRQRKRGRSPRPSSSSDSDSDKSTEDATMDLPANGFSSGNQPVKKSFLVYRNDCNLPRSSSDSESSSSSSSSAASDRTSTTPSKQGRGKPSFSRVNFPEDSSEDTSGTENESYSVGTGRGVGHGMVRKGMGRGAGWLSEDEDSSLDALDLVWAKCRGYPSYPALIIDPKMPREGMFHHGVPIPVPPLEVLKLGEQMTQEAREHLYLVLFFDNKRTWQWLPRTKLVPLGVNQDLDKEKMLEGRKSNIRKSVQIAYHRAMQHRNKVQGEQSSDSSESD from the exons aTGGGCGTAGACTTCGACGTGAAGACCTTCTGCCACAACCTGCGGGCCACCAAGCCGCCCTACGAGTGCCCGGTGGGCACCTGCCGCAAGATCTACAAGAGCTACAGCGGGATCGAGTACCACCTGTACCACTATGACCACGACAACCCGCCGCTGCCCCAGCACACCCCCCTGCGCAAGCACAAGAAGAAGGGGCGCCAGGCCCGCGCCGCCAACAAGCAGTCGCCCAGCCCCTCCGAGACCTCCCAGTCGCCCGGCCGAGAGGTGATGACCTACGCCCAGGCCCAGCGCATGGTGGAGGTGGACCTGCATGGCCGCGTCCACCGCATCAGCATCTTCGATAATCTGGACGTGGTGTCCGAGGATGAGGATGTTCCCGAAGAGGTGCCCGAGAATGGGAGCAATAAGGAGAACACGGAGACGCAGAGCGTCCCGCCCAAATCTGGGAAGCACAAGAACAAGGAGAAGCGCAAGGACTCCAACCACCATCACCACAACGCCTCGGCCAGCACTACCCCCAAGCTGCCCGAGGTGGTGTACCgagagctggagcaggacaCCCCTGATGCCCCGCCTCGTCCCACTTCGTACTACAG GTACATTGAGAAGTCGGCAGAGGAGCTGGATGAGGAGGTGGAGTACGACATGGATGAGGAGGATTACATCTGGCTGGACATCATGAACGAGAGGCGGAAGAACGAAGGTGTGAGTCCTATTCCGCAGGAGATCTTTGAGTACCTGATGGACCGGCTAGAGAAGGAGTCCTACTTCGAGAGCCACAACAAGGGGGACCCAAACGCCTTGGTGGATGAGGATGCCGTCTGCTGCATCTGCAATGACGGCGAGTGTCAGAACAGCAACGTCATCCTCTTCTGCGACATGTGCAACCTGGCTGTGCACCAGGAGTGCTATGGGGTGCCCTACATCCCCGAGGGACAGTGGCTCTGCAGACGGTGCCTGCAGTCACCCTCGCGCGCTGTGGACTGCGCCCTCTGCCCAAACAAGGGGGGGGCCTTCAAGCAGACGGACGATGGGCGCTGGGCACATGTGGTCTGTGCCCTGTGGATCCCGGAGGTGTGCTTTGCCAACACCGTCTTCCTGGAGCCCATTGACAGCATCGAGCACATCCCGCCCGCACGCTGGAAGCTGACCTGTTACATTTGCAAGCAGCGTGGCTCTGGGGCTTGCATCCAGTGTCACAAAGCCAATTGCTACACTGCCTTCCATGTCACCTGTGCCCAGCAGGCCGGGCTGTACATGAAGATGGAGCCCGTCAGGGAGACGGGTGCCAATGGTACCTCCTTCAGTGTGCGCAAAACTGCCTACTGCGACATCCACACACCGCCAGGCTCTGTGCGCAGGCTTCCCGCCCTCTCCCACAGtgagggggaagaggaggatgaggaggaagaggaggaggggaagggctggagttCTGAGAAAGTCAAAAAAGCAAAGGCCAAGTCTAGGATCAAGATGAAGAAAGCGCGGAAGATCTTGGCAGAGAAACGAGCTGCAGCgcctgtggtttccgtgccctGCATCCCACCCCACAG GCTCAGTAAGATTACAAACCGTTTAACCATCCAGAGGAAGAGCCAGTTCATGCAGAGGCTGCATAGCTACTGGACTCTGAAGAGACAGTCCCGCAATGGTGTCCCCCTGCTCCGCCGCCTTCAGACACACTTGCAGTCACAGAGAAACTGCGACCAG AGAGACACTGAGGATAAGAACTGGGCCCTGAAGGAACAGCTGAAGTCATGGCAGCGCCTGCGCCATGACCTTGAGCGTGCGCGCTTGCTGGTGGAGCTGATACGCAAGCGGGAGAAACTCAAGAGAGAGACG ATCAAAGTGCAGCAGGTGGCACTGGAAATGCAGCTGACccccttcctcatcctcctccgTAAGACGcttgagcagctgcaggagaaagaCACGGGCAACATCTTCAGTGAGCCGGTCCCTCTGTCTGAG GTCCCAGACTACCTGGATCACATCAAGAAGCCAATGGATTTTCAGACAATGAAACAAAAGCTAGAAGCCTATCGCTATCTGAATTTTGATGACTTTGAGGAGGATTTCAACCTGATTATTAACAACTGTTTGAAATACAATGCCAAAGACACGATCTTCTACCGGGCAGCCATCCGTCTGCGGGAGCAGGGAGGTGCCGTGCTCCGGCAGGCTCGCCGGCAGGCAGAGAAGATGGGCATTGACTTCGAGACAGGCATGCACTTCCCCCACTGTGTAACAGTAGAAGAGGCTCAGATCCAAGACATTGAGGACG AAGATGTGCGGCTGCTGCTCTCAGAGAATCAGAAGCACCTGCCGTTGGAGGAGCAGCTAAAGATCCTGCTGGAGCGGCTGGACGAGGTCAACGCTGGCAAGCAGAGCATAGGACGGTCCCGCCGGGCCAAGATGATCAAGAAGGAGATCACAGTCCTACGGCGGAAGCTCGCTCACCCGCGGGACCTGGGCCGGGATGGGCTGGAGCggcacagctcctctgccagGGGAGTCCTGCAGTCCCACAACCCCTGTGAGAAGGACCTGCAGACAGACAGTGCTgcagaggagagcagcagccaggagacTGGCAAAG GTCTGGGTCCCAATTCTTCTTCTACCCCAGCACATGAAGTTGGCAGGAGGACCTCTGTGCTCTTCTCCAAGAAGAACCCTAAAACTGCAGGCCCTCCAAAACGTCCAGGACGTCCCCCAAAGAATCGAGACAGCCAGATCCCTCCTGGGCATGGGAGCAGCCCCATTGGGCCCCCACAGCTACCAATAATGGGCTCCTCCCAGCGGCAGAGGAAGCGAGGGCGAAGCCCGCgtcccagctccagctcagacagtgacagtgacaaatCCACGGAGGACGCTACCATGG ACCTGCCAGCCAACGGTTTCAGCAGCGGGAACCAGCCCGTGAAGAAGAGCTTCCTGGTGTACCGCAATGACTGCAATCTTCCCCGGAGCAGCTCTGACTCGGagtccagcagcagcagcagcagcagcgctgcCTCAGACCGCACCAG CACAACACCCTCCAAGCAGGGCAGAGGGAAACCCTCCTTCTCTCGAGTGAACTTCCCAGAGGACAGCAGTGAGGACACATCAGGGACAGAGAACGAGTCCTACTCCGTGGGCACGGGACGAGGTGTGGGGCATGGCA TGGTGCGTAAGGGCATGGGGCGAGGCGCAGGGTGGCTGTCTGAGGATGAGGATTCTTCCCTGGATGCCCTGGACTTGGTGTGGGCTAAGTGCCGGGGTTACCCCTCCTACCCGGCGTTG ATCATTGACCCCAAGATGCCGCGGGAAGGCATGTTCCACCAtggggtccccatccctgtgcccccctTGGAGGTGCTGAAGCTGGGGGAGCAGATGACTCAGGAAGCACGCGAGCACCTCTACCTTGTTCTCTTCTTCGACAACAAGCGCACTTG GCAGTGGTTGCCCCGGACGAAGCTGGTGCCTCTGGGGGTGAACCAGGACCTGGACAAAGAGAAGATGCTGGAGGGCCGCAAGTCCAACATCCGCAAGTCGGTGCAGATCGCCTACCACCGCGCCATGCAGCACCGCAACAAGGTGCAGGGCGAGCAGAGCAGCGACTCCAGCGAGAGCGACTGA